One window of the Cytophagia bacterium CHB2 genome contains the following:
- a CDS encoding F0F1 ATP synthase subunit epsilon, giving the protein MASQKSFLLEIVTPASKVFSAQVKAIIAPGEAGYFGVLPHHTNMLATLKTGHLKVETAEKTVYFAIARGLAEVMASGVKILAETAEEASTIDVERAKQAKERADRRLKEGRKQWDLERAEAALARAANRLKVVELMKS; this is encoded by the coding sequence ATGGCCTCACAAAAAAGCTTTCTTCTCGAAATCGTCACGCCGGCGAGCAAAGTCTTTTCCGCCCAGGTCAAGGCCATCATTGCGCCCGGCGAAGCAGGCTACTTCGGCGTGTTGCCGCATCATACCAACATGCTGGCCACGCTGAAGACCGGGCATTTGAAAGTGGAAACGGCGGAGAAAACGGTGTACTTCGCCATTGCCCGCGGCCTGGCGGAAGTTATGGCCTCCGGGGTAAAAATTTTGGCCGAGACTGCCGAAGAAGCCTCGACTATCGACGTCGAACGCGCTAAACAGGCCAAAGAACGCGCCGATCGCCGTCTCAAAGAAGGCCGCAAACAGTGGGATCTTGAGCGTGCCGAAGCTGCATTGGCGCGCGCCGCCAATCGCTTAAAAGTTGTGGAATTGATGAAATCCTGA